Part of the Aquimarina sp. TRL1 genome, GCGTATCTGATTGTATTTCTTTTATAGGGTTCAGATAGAGTTGTTTATCACTCCAGTCAATTGTTACCAAATAATTTTTTAAAAAACCATTACCTAACAAAGAGGACTGGTTTTTCTCAAAGACAACCAGTTGATCATTTAATGCTAGATTCGGGAGATTTACGTTTTTTATTAATGATATATAACTGGTTCCTGTCGTTTCTCCATTAGCTTGTACACCGGTTATTCCTTTTTTTACTGTATAGTGTTTGTCTGATAATTTTAACTTTTTAAATGTTTTATGATCAGATTGCAACTTACTATTAAAACCAGTATCAAAAGTGAATTCTTTTTTTATACCATTTAGAGTAATTTCTATATCAGCTCCTCCATAATTACCCGTTTTTAAAGGGATATTGATTAGTGAAGTATCGCTTATAATTTTTGATATATCGTCCGTGATCTTGATGATCTGTTTTTTATAGTCTATTTGCCATTTTGCATGTCTCATTAAATTGTTACCAATTACCCCATCTAACCGGATACAACCAAGGGTTTTCTGAAAGTGCGAAAAATCTTTAGCATATACTGCGATCTCTTTAAAATTGACATTTCCAATAGATATCGTATCAAGAAGTAAATATTCAAAATCTTCCGTTTTATTAGCAGCGTCTTCGGTAATATTAGTAATTCCGGTATTTTGAAGAGAAATATCATTGAGTATTTCAGGGCTTATTGCTGTTAGGTCCCAACCAGTATCCAATAAAAAATTATAAGCCCTGTTATTGATCTTAACCTTTATAAAAATGAGATTTCTATAATAATCAAATGGGATTTCGTCCAGATAATTAGTATTCGTGACACGTCCTTGTGTTATTATTTTTAGTTTTTTCAAGGCGGTACAACCCGATAGAAATAAGAGAACAAACAAGAATGATATTGTTTTTTTCATAGATGTACTAAACGTTTATTATATACTAATAGGTTCGCTAATTACATGAATAGTAATACTTCTGCTATCTGGCTACGATATCAATATACTAGTAGGTAGAGGGCAGGAACTACTTATGTTTTGATTGTATGTTGGTAATCAGTATACTATATAGATTCGTTTTATACTTATTTTGCTGGCATGAATCATTAGTATAATCCACTTCTAATTCTTTCTACATTTGTATTCATTCTGTGTCTTACAATATTACGAAAAATGAATTGTTTAAAAAGATTCAATTTTTGCTGATGTTTAGTGTAGAATTCATCCGGGCTATCAAATGTGCCGAAATCCTGATTGATTCCTTTATCCTGAATATACGTATTGTTTACATTCCATTCTATGGGTGGGTTTTCAAAATTATCTGTAGCCACTCCATAACCACAGAAGGAAGTTTTGCATTGACTGTTTTTTTTCTGTAGTTTTTTTATGTATTCCTTATCCAGAATCACTCCTTCTAGAAAGTACCATTGTTCGTTTAAGTATACTTCTACCCAACTATGTAAAATATTTCTAGGCGAAAGGACATACCAAATACCATTTAAAGCCCCTTTTTGCAATTTTTTGTCAATAGTAAATCCGTGTATTCTGTTAGGAATTCCAGTTGCACGTAGGAGGGCCATTAATAAACTGGCTTTTGTGTTACATTGACCATATCCGTTTTTTAAAACCTCTGAAGCAGGGATATCATCAGCACTGTTATAGCCAAATTTTATATCATCTCTTACGTAATTATAAATAGCTTTTACTCTTTTTACCGTACTTAAGTCCTTCCAATTGCGATTCTTTATCAGCTGTTGTATATGCAGGTTCGAATAATTTAGAATTTTGGTTTCTTTTAGATAGTTCTTCATTGTTTTTAGCTTTACAGGAATAGATTACCAGATATGATGAATAATACTTTTATTCATATTACCGGGCAAAGTTGCGAAGGAATCTAAATTTAAAATTGTATAAACTGGCTATTCTTTTTGAAACATAAACTTAGGAGTTACTCCAAATGTTTCTTTAAATGTTCTCGTATAATGCGAACTATCGGTAAAACCAAATGTATGTGCTGTGTCAGTTATAGAATGTGTTATCAGATATGGTAATGACTTGATCATTTTATTCCAGAGTTGATACCTTCTGAAATTAAGACCTGTAACATCTTTGAACAAGTGAAGAAACCGGGAAGTTGATAGATTGGATAGTTCGGCAATTTCTTCCAGGCTATATATTTTTTCAAAATTTTCTTCAAAAAGAAGTAATGTGTTACGAATTCTATCATCTTTTGGATGATACTGATCTTCACAATCACATTGGTATTGATACATGCGATTTTTGATATGTAAACAGAATGTGTCGAATGTTATTTTTTTTGTTTGTAGACGGTGAAGAATATGAACTAATTCTTTTTTAAGAGAAGACTCCAGAGAAGTAACTTTTAATGTTTTGTAATTCAAATAGAATTGATGCCCTAATGGACTTAGGGGATTAATTAGTATGGTTAACTGAGGCTCTGGGCTGATTAACTGATGTAATGTATTAGAAGTTATATAAAAAGAGTCTGCGTAGGTTTGCGATGCTCCTTTTCTAGTCATACGCATATTGGAATGTGTAGAAACACTTAGCTGTAATGCATAATGTTTATGAAATTCATTGGTAGTTAAAGCTCCTACAAATAAGCCATAATTGTTTTCAAAATGAAACATCGTATTTTTTATCTTATTATAGAGATGAATGCACCTATAGCGATTTCGAATTTAAAAAATATTTTTATAAAGTATCATATGCTGGTATCCAGAAAATTTACTGAAGTCTATTTTGTTAATGATAGTTTACATCGTATTTTTTACTTTATCAGGTTGATTGTGTACTCCATTGTATACTGACCAAATTATATCCTTTCGAAACTTTAAAAAAAAGATCTGTCAATTCCTTGAAAATATGTGAATTAATAATAAAGGAGCCCTTGAATCATCAAGCACTCCTTTAATTGTATAACTAGTAATTAGTACTAGTCCGGGGAAGTTACCCCGGGTAGGTTAAGAATATATGTTTATTTATGATCCTGGATAGATGATGTTATCTTGTTTTTTGGTAGTTGAACCACTATTGTCACAAGGTCCCAGAAGCTTCCAATCACCTGGAATTTTTTCAAACAGATTTCCTTTGTGTTGCACTTTATCCCCTATGTTATAGGACGTAAATATGCTCCAAACAGGTATCCCATCACAAGAATTCCCTGGGTTTATGTCTTTTCCCGGATAAATAGAGGCGATAAATGATTTATCTGTAGCAGATAATCTGGAGTTGTATCCTACTGAGAAACCATCTAACGTATGCTTAGCCGAAATAGAGTAGTGCATAATAGACTCTGGATCATAGGTACTGTAATTAGTAGAGTTTTTACTATGACGTTTGAATAGGTTATGATCAACTTCTGCTTTTGACCAGTTGTTTGGTGGTCCCGCATAGTAGGCATATACAGCTTCTTTATCCCAGTTGATTTCTGCAACAGGGTTTTGGTGTTCGTGGATTAATCCAAGCGCATGTCCAAATTCATGAATTGTGGTGGCTCTAAAATCCTCTTCAGAAGTATTGTCATTAAACCATCCATAGTGCATGCTACGACTTTGGTAGTTTGCTTCTGTTCCTAAATAAGACCAGGATCCGGCATCATCGGCATAGGCACCTTCCTTAAAAGTAATTTTAATATTGGCATTGCTGGAAGCTGCGACAAAATCAAATTTTATATTAGCATATTTTTCCCATTCTTTTGCATATTTTTTTACTTTTGATTGTACGTAACTGTTTCCGTTTAAGAATTTTACACGAATGGTTTGTCCTGGTTTCCATTGTACATTTTTAGTACTTGCGGCTTTCGTGTTTAATGCGGTGTCCCACTTTTCCATACAAATGTGTAAGCTCTTAGAATCGTTGGTTTGAATGTCTTTTTGGAATTCGACGTCTTTTTCACAATTGAACAGTGAAATAGAAAGCAAAGCGATAAAGCCTGCCTTCATCAGGTTTGTTTTTTTCATAATTATTGTAAAGTTTGTGTATTGTCAAAACGTCCCGGATAAAATATATTTTACACGTACTTCGTTTTAACTGCTTTTTGTGATTTTGATGGGGTTTTTAAGAATAGTTAACAGCTTTTTTTGTTGTGTATAACCTTTTTGGGAGATTCTTGTTAGAAAGATATAAATGCACTACCCTGAAAACAGGGTAATGCGTTTTCACTTAATTCGGTGTTTTGACATCCTGAAGGATCCATCATCTTTGCACTGTTAATATAAATCACGGTTATATACCATCTAAAAAGAAACTAAATATTATGAAAAAAACAGTATTAAACTTAGCATTGATCGTTGCAGTAGTATTTGCTACGTCTTGTAAGAACGAAGCTAAAACAGAAAATGCAGATACTACAACTGAAAAAGTAGAGGAAACAAAAGAAGAGAAGAAAGAGGAAAAGAAAGAAGAAACTGCTGCAACTAATGTTCCTAGTTTTAGTAATGAAAAAGTACAGGAATATGTAAAGGCATACGAAGCGTATATAGCAGAATACAGAAAAGCAGCAGAAAGTAAAAATGTTACTGCTTTAGGAGCTTTGGGAGAAAAAGGACAGGAATTAGCAACGAAGTCTCAGGAATTAACTGCAAACCTATCTGGAGATGATGTACAGAAATTCACTGAATACATGATGGCTAAAGGAAAAGAATTACAGGAATTATCTAATAAATTCTCTGAATAAAGATATTATTTTTAGTTAGTGAGTTTAGTGATAAAGAAGCTGTCTTTAGAATACGAATACACGTTGAGTGAGAACTTATAAAGTTGTTATTTTGTTGATATATTAAGTTAGTTAAGTTCTAATTACATCATTTCGTATATAAAGTTTTAGTGTACAGGCAGCTTCTTATTGCTTAACGGGTTTAAAACGTTGTTGGCTATATTTTTATAATATAGCCAATTTTTTATACTTGGTTTTGACAAATACTATTGTAGGCTATATACAGATTTGTTAGGAATGAAGATATAGGTATATCTTGTAATTTGTTGTTAAATAACGTATAATAATGTTAAAATAATATGTTTCTGATATTTTCCTAATAAATAATTGTTAAATACCCAAAAAAGACCTTACTTTTGCAGCCCAAAAATAGCAAAAGCGTTTATATGTCGGAGACCATTACTAGTACAGAATCAGAAGAGGGTAAAATAGGAAAAGATCTATATAGCTATCAAAAAGGAGCTATTCATAGTATTTTTAAAGCGTTTGAAGATGCCCCCGAAAATTACCATCTGTTATATCAATTACCTACCGGTGGAGGAAAAACAGTAATCTTCTCTGAAATAGTAAGACAATACCTCAAACATTATAATAAGAAAGTAGTCGTACTTACACATCGTATTGAACTTTGTAAGCAGACAGCAGCAATGCTTACCGGGTTTGGAGTACAGAATAAAGTGGTTGATAGTACTGCCAACCTGGATGATCAGGGGAATTATAGTTGTTTTGTAGCCATGGTGGAAACCCTTAATAACAGGCTAAATGAGGATAAGCTAGATATTTCTGATATAGGGCTGGTGATCATTGATGAGGCACATTATAACTCATTCACTAAACTATTTAAATTCTTTGATAGGTCATTTATACTCGGTGTAACAGCAACGCCATTGAGTTCTAATGTAAAATTACCAATGAATGAGAATTACAATGAGCTAATTGTGGGAGAAACAATTGAATCATTGATCAAAAATGAGTTTTTAGCCAAAGCAGAAACATATTCTTATAATGTTGGATTAACATCTCTGGTCGTAGGATCAAATGGGGATTATACGGTAAAATCCTCTGAAGATTTGTATACAAATAGCAGTATGCTAGGGAAGTTGTTGCAGGCATATGAAGAGCGTTCTAAAGGGAAAAAAACACTGATATTCAATAATGGGATTAATACCTCTCTGCATGTGTATGATACCTTTAGACAGGCAGGGTACCCTATTGCACATTTGGATAATACAGCGAGTAAGAAAGAACGAAAAGATATTCTTCAATGGTTTAAAGAAACCCCGGATGCTATTTTAACTTCTGTAAGCATCTTGACCACTGGTTTTGATGAACCTAGTGTAAATACGATTATTCTGAATAGAGCGACTAAATCATTGACTCTGTATTATCAGATGATTGGTCGTGGTTCCAGAATCTGGAAAGATAAAAAGACTTTTACTGTTATTGATCTAGGGAACAATTTTTATCGATTTGGTCCTTGGGGATCAGATTTAGATTGGCAGAAAATTTTTGGCTCCCCGAATTATTATCTGGATACACTACTGAATGATGAAGAGATTGAAGGGAATTTTGGGTATCAGATGCCAGAAGAAATCCGTAAGGAGTTTGCCAAGTCAGAAGACGTGTATTATGATATGAAAAAAGCATATACAGAATCTGTTAGAAAAGGAGAATCTTCCAAGGTGCTACTGGAACGATCAATAATTCAGCATACTAAGATCTGTGTAGAGAATAGTGAAGACGTATATGATGCATTGGCACTCGCCAAATTATTAGGAGATGATATCAATCATCGAATTCAAGCATATGCTAAATGTATTAGCCGAAGTACATACAACTTTTTGGATTGGTTAAGGGATGATTATCGCAAGAAATTAAACTCATATATTCGGGAAAACTTCGATAGAATGTTTGAAGAAATTCATGGATATCCTCCAGAATAATTATACGAAATAATAGTAATTGGTTAAAAAAAATCTTATTTTAATTCTACTCTTTTAGTAAGGAAATTAGGTAGTTCTTAGTGAAAGTTTTGATACGAAAAATCATAATGCCACTGCTGTATATGAAGTATTGCTAATATAAAAAGTAATGGAGAAAATTATTTCTGATATATTTAAGGAACACGTAACACTGACAGAAACAGAGTGGAAGTACGTGAGTACCTATTTTAATAGAAAAGAATTTCCGAAAAACAGCTATTTATTAAAAGAAGGACAGGTCGCTTTCGAAGCATTCAGAATTATAAAAGGATGTTGTAGGGTGTATTATAATTTTGATGGAAAAGAAAAAAATATAGGATTCTCCAGAGAAGATGGCTGGGAAACAGATGTAGAAAGCTTTTTTTATCATACACCTTCCAAAATAAATATACAGGCTATTGAAAATATGACAGTGTATGGACTGACTTATAAAAAGAAAATGGAATTGTTCGAATACAATCGTCAGTTTGAAACTTATTTTAGAGTATTAGCTGAAAAACGAATTACTTTTCTGAATAGTCTTTTGATTAAAAGAGATACCATGAATGCTAAAGAACGTTTTAAGTCTTTTAAAGAACGGCAACCATGGGTGTTTCAAAGAATTTCTCAATATCATATAGCTTCTTATCTTGGAATTACACCAACTGCATATAGTTTGATCCAAAAAGAATTATTACAAGGGTAATTTCTTTAACTAGTTAATTTTTCATCAGAATATCGGTATCTATTTTTGTAGTTATAATTAATAACACAAAATGTGATGAAGAAAATAATATGGACCCCATTTTTCTTAGTAATTGTACTAGCTATTATGACTGCATGTTCTGATGCAGATGAAACTAATACGGAGCTAAGTCAAAAAGAACTAGTAGAACAATTTTATAATACATTATATTCAATCAATCAGGAAAATTTAGAAACCTATCTCTCCGAGGAATATAAAGAACATCAGATAACGGCTAATTTTAGTATTCGGGGGCTTCGATCTTATGCCAGAAATAGGGTAAGAACAAATTCGGATCACAAGATAACGATCCATAGAATTATTGAAGAAGAAGACTTTGTTTTCTTACATGTAGAAGAAACGTTTGGAGATGAGCGTATTGCCAGAGGAGAATTATTCCGATTACAAGATAGAAGAATCGTAGAACATTGGGGGAATCTACAATCACACCCAGAAACAACACCAAATGGGAATACTATGTTTGATGGAGCTTCTGTAGATTATACCGCAACTTCAGGAAGAAAATTTAAGGAAGTTTTCAGGAAAAAAGATGAAGAAATGTTTAACGAATTAGATTATAGTATTGTAGAGGAAACCAGGCATACTACATATGAGCAACATAATCCGTTTATAGGAAATGGAAGAGAACAGTTAAAAGACTGGTTTGATTATATACGTGCGGATGGAGCATCATTTAATGTAGAAAATAAAATTATCATCGCGGAAGGGGATTTTATTGTTCAGTTGAATCATTTTATTGTACATCCCGGACAAACCCAAGAAGCAATGAATGAAAAAGTATTCGATCTGCTAAGAGTACGAGCGGATGGAAAAACAGATGCCCATTGGGATATTATAGAATCTCTAAACGGAGCAAATGAAGAACTTGTTTTTTAGCCGAGAAACAATTTCAGTGGTTAATTGATAGTTAGTTAAGACAGGATGTACATCCTGTCTTTTTTGTATTAGGATACACAAACTTGCTCCCATATCTTTTGTAGTGATGAGTTATAGAAAGTACCTAATCAATTACCTGAAACAATAAAAGGAATTTACAGAGAACACTGCAGATTATTAAATGAGAATAGAACCTTGTTTTACTAAAACCTCTTACTGACATGAAAACGATGTTTCAGAAAAAGAAAATTAATGGATTTGAAATAGATGTAATCAAATCCAATATAAATGTGGTGAAACTTCTCTAAAAGTTGGATTTACTTTTAGAGAGACCATAGTTGTGATCTAATCTGTAATGTATAGCAAAAGGAGGTAATATAAGATGATATCAGAAGTATAATATAAATTTATTAAATACATATATTATATAGATTTTATCATCGCTGAGAATCGAATATTTGAAGACATACTGAGTAATGGTTCGGAATATGTGATTTATAATAGTTTTTTTAAATATTCTTTTTGTTTATTTTTTATGTAAAAGCTAATTTTTTTATCAATATATTATTATTTATTGTTTTTTAGTTATTATTTTTTAGTAATAATAGCTTTTTATGAATGTTTTTTCATTGTTGAATAATGGGTATTTTGAATCAAGGAAATAAAAAAAGCCCCAATTTTGGGGCATTAAAGCAAAAAAATCAGACGATGTACTTAAAATATTCAGTTTGGGAAATATTTCTATGGCTGTTGCTTGGTAGCAGCTAATACAATTTCTCTAATATTTACTCCTTGGGGTTGATTATAGGCATACCATATAGATGATGCTATATCAATAGGAGAGAGTACTCCTCCCATTTCTTTTTTCCATGAATCATATCCATCTTTAATTTCCTGAGAAGTAGTATGTGATAAAAGTTCAGTTTCCACTGCTCCCGGTGCGATGGTTACCATACGTACATTATGTAAGGCAGCTTCTTCTCTGGCATTTTCTGTAATCGCATGTACTCCGAATTTTGTTCCGCAATAAGCAGCGTGATTAGGAAACGTTTTTCGACCAGCTATAGAACTAATATTGATGATTGTTCCTTGTTGTCTTTCTTTCATTCCTGGTAACACCGCCTGCATTCCATGTAATACTCCCAGAATATTTACATCAAACATTTTCTTCCATTCCAATGGATCTTGAGTAGCAATATCTCCTAGTAACATGACCCCTGCATTATTAATAATAGCATCAGCAGGACCAAAAAGAGTTTCTGCTTCGGTAATAGCTTCTTGTAATTGGTCATAAGAAGTAACATCCACTTGCTTACATAAGGTGTTAGGTAATTGTAAATTCTCTAATTTTTCAATTCTTCTAGCTATGAGTAATAAAGGGTGTTTTTTTTCAGAAAATAATTGAGCAGTAGCAGCTCCTATTCCAGAACTAGCACCTGTAATTACAATTAATGGCTTATCATTAGATTTCATTATGAAATTATTTTTAACATTAGTGCTGCAAAATTATTTACTAGAATTTGCTCCCCAAAATACCAATTTTTGATCTTTATTATAATTTATTATTATGATAGATTTGTGTTTTTTATATGTTTTTACCAGAAAAAAAATGAGATAATTATATTTTAAAAAGTGTTTTATTGCGAATTATGTAACACTTTACGTTTTTTTTCGTCCTATGTAATTACGGTATAAACACACTAATTAATAATTATTTAGTATGAACAATAGAAACAAACCATTCTTT contains:
- a CDS encoding retroviral-like aspartic protease family protein; amino-acid sequence: MKKTISFLFVLLFLSGCTALKKLKIITQGRVTNTNYLDEIPFDYYRNLIFIKVKINNRAYNFLLDTGWDLTAISPEILNDISLQNTGITNITEDAANKTEDFEYLLLDTISIGNVNFKEIAVYAKDFSHFQKTLGCIRLDGVIGNNLMRHAKWQIDYKKQIIKITDDISKIISDTSLINIPLKTGNYGGADIEITLNGIKKEFTFDTGFNSKLQSDHKTFKKLKLSDKHYTVKKGITGVQANGETTGTSYISLIKNVNLPNLALNDQLVVFEKNQSSLLGNGFLKNYLVTIDWSDKQLYLNPIKEIQSDTLRTYQYVFAPDYEKNKIVFYNEYTELESFLKFKKSIEILKINEMDVQNLSNTELCKLWKKVIKVLKKNINLVVRDNGIEKNITLSLKQLLPKEQ
- a CDS encoding transglutaminase family protein, whose amino-acid sequence is MKNYLKETKILNYSNLHIQQLIKNRNWKDLSTVKRVKAIYNYVRDDIKFGYNSADDIPASEVLKNGYGQCNTKASLLMALLRATGIPNRIHGFTIDKKLQKGALNGIWYVLSPRNILHSWVEVYLNEQWYFLEGVILDKEYIKKLQKKNSQCKTSFCGYGVATDNFENPPIEWNVNNTYIQDKGINQDFGTFDSPDEFYTKHQQKLNLFKQFIFRNIVRHRMNTNVERIRSGLY
- a CDS encoding helix-turn-helix transcriptional regulator encodes the protein MFHFENNYGLFVGALTTNEFHKHYALQLSVSTHSNMRMTRKGASQTYADSFYITSNTLHQLISPEPQLTILINPLSPLGHQFYLNYKTLKVTSLESSLKKELVHILHRLQTKKITFDTFCLHIKNRMYQYQCDCEDQYHPKDDRIRNTLLLFEENFEKIYSLEEIAELSNLSTSRFLHLFKDVTGLNFRRYQLWNKMIKSLPYLITHSITDTAHTFGFTDSSHYTRTFKETFGVTPKFMFQKE
- a CDS encoding M12 family metallopeptidase, with product MKKTNLMKAGFIALLSISLFNCEKDVEFQKDIQTNDSKSLHICMEKWDTALNTKAASTKNVQWKPGQTIRVKFLNGNSYVQSKVKKYAKEWEKYANIKFDFVAASSNANIKITFKEGAYADDAGSWSYLGTEANYQSRSMHYGWFNDNTSEEDFRATTIHEFGHALGLIHEHQNPVAEINWDKEAVYAYYAGPPNNWSKAEVDHNLFKRHSKNSTNYSTYDPESIMHYSISAKHTLDGFSVGYNSRLSATDKSFIASIYPGKDINPGNSCDGIPVWSIFTSYNIGDKVQHKGNLFEKIPGDWKLLGPCDNSGSTTKKQDNIIYPGS
- a CDS encoding DEAD/DEAH box helicase → MSETITSTESEEGKIGKDLYSYQKGAIHSIFKAFEDAPENYHLLYQLPTGGGKTVIFSEIVRQYLKHYNKKVVVLTHRIELCKQTAAMLTGFGVQNKVVDSTANLDDQGNYSCFVAMVETLNNRLNEDKLDISDIGLVIIDEAHYNSFTKLFKFFDRSFILGVTATPLSSNVKLPMNENYNELIVGETIESLIKNEFLAKAETYSYNVGLTSLVVGSNGDYTVKSSEDLYTNSSMLGKLLQAYEERSKGKKTLIFNNGINTSLHVYDTFRQAGYPIAHLDNTASKKERKDILQWFKETPDAILTSVSILTTGFDEPSVNTIILNRATKSLTLYYQMIGRGSRIWKDKKTFTVIDLGNNFYRFGPWGSDLDWQKIFGSPNYYLDTLLNDEEIEGNFGYQMPEEIRKEFAKSEDVYYDMKKAYTESVRKGESSKVLLERSIIQHTKICVENSEDVYDALALAKLLGDDINHRIQAYAKCISRSTYNFLDWLRDDYRKKLNSYIRENFDRMFEEIHGYPPE
- a CDS encoding Crp/Fnr family transcriptional regulator, translating into MEKIISDIFKEHVTLTETEWKYVSTYFNRKEFPKNSYLLKEGQVAFEAFRIIKGCCRVYYNFDGKEKNIGFSREDGWETDVESFFYHTPSKINIQAIENMTVYGLTYKKKMELFEYNRQFETYFRVLAEKRITFLNSLLIKRDTMNAKERFKSFKERQPWVFQRISQYHIASYLGITPTAYSLIQKELLQG
- a CDS encoding SDR family oxidoreductase, with translation MKSNDKPLIVITGASSGIGAATAQLFSEKKHPLLLIARRIEKLENLQLPNTLCKQVDVTSYDQLQEAITEAETLFGPADAIINNAGVMLLGDIATQDPLEWKKMFDVNILGVLHGMQAVLPGMKERQQGTIINISSIAGRKTFPNHAAYCGTKFGVHAITENAREEAALHNVRMVTIAPGAVETELLSHTTSQEIKDGYDSWKKEMGGVLSPIDIASSIWYAYNQPQGVNIREIVLAATKQQP